The Chryseobacterium joostei genome window below encodes:
- a CDS encoding RepB family plasmid replication initiator protein, whose amino-acid sequence MKIKYRLKYSGKMDELLAPYIGKKLVISVEEFREFFNVPNIKTSSALVQKIIETCKREFDELEQINFNFEVAKKFKKTQFFIFYPYNNEPNFFLSSIQDKFKIEPEKEKYIEPTKNLSFEEISTPVIAQEEKIIPTEPEEIEEEKVKYEFENFTNFKVPDYDNFNTDDIQSGLERIRKMRQNGG is encoded by the coding sequence ATGAAGATAAAATACAGACTTAAATATTCAGGAAAAATGGACGAATTACTTGCTCCTTATATTGGAAAAAAGCTTGTAATTTCAGTAGAAGAATTCAGAGAATTTTTTAACGTTCCTAATATAAAAACATCATCAGCTCTAGTACAAAAAATTATAGAAACCTGTAAGAGAGAATTTGATGAATTGGAGCAAATTAATTTCAATTTTGAAGTAGCTAAAAAATTTAAGAAAACTCAATTTTTCATTTTTTATCCTTACAATAATGAACCTAACTTTTTTTTAAGCTCCATCCAGGATAAATTTAAAATTGAACCTGAAAAGGAAAAATATATTGAACCAACAAAAAACTTATCCTTTGAAGAAATAAGCACTCCAGTAATTGCCCAGGAAGAAAAAATTATTCCCACAGAACCGGAAGAAATTGAAGAAGAAAAAGTAAAATATGAGTTTGAAAATTTCACAAATTTTAAAGTACCTGATTATGATAATTTTAATACCGATGATATACAATCCGGGTTAGAAAGAATAAGAAAAATGCGCCAAAATGGCGGATAA
- a CDS encoding plasmid mobilization protein — translation MSQSRTKKKLPEEEFKKGITVRFNEEERKKIEEKSAIYFGGNNSKFLRYCVYKEIKNVSPGLSIGIPKEDFYAMVREINKQGTNLNQLTKFYNSGIKKEGEIFFLLKSILEKNTQINDNLIKLLDK, via the coding sequence ATGAGTCAAAGCCGAACAAAAAAAAAGCTTCCGGAAGAAGAGTTTAAGAAAGGAATAACTGTCAGGTTTAATGAAGAAGAAAGGAAAAAAATAGAAGAGAAGTCAGCAATTTATTTCGGGGGTAATAATTCAAAATTTCTGAGATATTGTGTTTACAAGGAAATTAAAAATGTTTCACCTGGACTAAGCATAGGAATTCCAAAAGAAGATTTTTATGCTATGGTAAGAGAAATTAATAAACAAGGAACCAATCTTAATCAGTTAACAAAGTTTTATAATTCCGGAATAAAAAAAGAAGGTGAAATTTTCTTTCTATTGAAGTCCATTTTAGAAAAAAATACTCAAATCAATGATAATTTGATTAAGCTTTTAGATAAATAA